Part of the Drosophila gunungcola strain Sukarami chromosome X unlocalized genomic scaffold, Dgunungcola_SK_2 000049F, whole genome shotgun sequence genome is shown below.
GGTATCTGTCGTACATCATCTTGTCAAGTGCAACTAAGTTTCCTGTACCTCTGTTCCAACATTGATACACACACGGCACACAACAGTGCTGCCATCAGCCAATTTGAAAAACAGGTTAGACCTCCGAAATGAAAACAgaaatgtaatattaaattgtattgttaATTTATACGCACATTGATGACTTTAATAACCGAATTAATTGAATCGAAGTAAATGCTTTTTCGCTTTAGCAATTAGCTGATGCAGTTATGTGACTTAAATAAGGACAGTTCTGTCCGGGAAAAGGACAGAACAGCAGGAGTAACttcaaagcaaaaattttCCTGCGACTCTGAGGGAAATAAAAGCGGgctttacttatttattattaatgtgtccgttttttttttttaatttttgcatttaattttcctatGCATTTTTCTTATGCTAATGCTTctccaaaaatgtttttcctaatatttttatcaatGGTAACAGAATGTATATATTgtgtaatgtttaaataactGTGAAATAATGATGTAAAAGGTAAAAATTgatggaaaataattataaataacaaacataGTAGcgtaaaatatcaaaatttttaaaataatcgtTTTACAAATACGCTTCACATTAATTCACAACACGcaattttcattcatttagtatttaatatatatattttttattatatagatcttgtttaagaaaaaacaggatttttttttaacagctaGCAAATTATCCAATAATCTTGTTGTTGTGCTGGCTGATTGGCATGTAAAATGGCTGTTGTTTTGTACATCAATTCAGCTTTCGGTGCGGCAGCCAACGTACCCACTTACTGCATTTAAAAGAGTTGATGACCCAATAATTATACTATTACGTATATTAAATAAGTACTGGACGTGAGCGAccttaaatatgttaattcaTATGGGGCATATATATACGTATGGTCTGCTTCCCTTTTACTTCACCAAGAAGGACAACTTGCTGTGATTGCTGGCCaatgtcgatgtcgatgtcgatgttGATGCCGATGCTGATGTCAAATGTGTCCGGCTGTGCGAAgcaaattgaatatttaatttaatcgcTCTCGGTTATGGCAAACACTTTCCACTTGCACTTTCCATTTCCAACGAAGGTAAGGCGACCCCCATAATAATGCCAAAGCAAATGCAGCGAATGTGTAATGTACACCTGTGTACCTGTGTGTACCTCTGTGTGTAGCTGCGTACCTGCACATTAGCATAGCCATACATTATTCAACTGTGCGTTTCCTTTCCTTTGCACTTGCCACGTGAGGCGATAGGTGGCAGAAGGGGGAAGGACGAAGGGGCATCCCATCCGAAGGACGAGGGATGGGAACAGGcgaatttgcataaatttggCTCATGAGACGCGCATATTAAGCGTCCTGCTTTTTCCTGACATGCTGTTATTGTCCTGGCCATACcctgttttttaaaatcataaatctaattataaatttgaattactCTTACTGTATTATCCTGATTTAAACTGTTAGTAAtattatatgaaaatataaaagaactGAGTTTTCCCAATGAGCGCATTTAGAAACCAGTAAGATATTTATATGCTTATGCTTAGAATTCTTCTGTTCGTGTTAGGTAGAATTTTGTTACTCTTGTGCAttgtttgtaaatttaattaaatttaaatatttagtgttttattttctcgAACGCAGATCAAGTAattcttttgtaattttatataaaaatgcaaaggATATGGTATAGTTACCTTAAGAAATACTACAGCAATATTTTAGTTgaacattaatattaatttattggaTTGATCATCACATCACTTATAATTTACTGCACTAATCACATCGATTacattaatttcttaatttgaaacatacaatattatttaaataaatgtaagcaattagtttaatttactttatttataaataattgttgcggcttatcaattttataatcttaattttttggtattaGATAGCTAGCAATTTCAGTGACAAGTTACTGTCAACTTTGTTTTGCATAAGATAAACTTTTTCACTTGGCTTCAAGTGATTATTATTAGACTAAGTtgtaattaattcaaattgaaaaggTCATATGACAAATTAAAGGGTATTCAATTGGTTGTAGAGTGTTGCAGCGGCTGTTCGACATGCGTTGACAGTCTGTGGACTGTCGGCAACAGCATTTgcgacagcaacagcaacacgaGCCCCATATTAAGCGAATACACAAATAACAGGGCTAATTATGCCATCGCCATCTCGAGCGCCATAATTACGCATAATATTTAAGTACACGTGCTGCGGATAATTGACTTCAATTTTTCGCTTTTCCTCGCTcgcccctttttttttttttctttttattttggcaattttttgattttctttttttttttttgctgctaaGTTGGGAGGGCGTGCAAGTGAATTTCCTGGCAGATATTTTTCGTCCCTCGAAATGGAGACAGGAAATGAAGAGCAGCGAGAAGCGATTTGCCAACGCACCTTCCTCGGTTGTAAATAGGTTAGATGCCAACCTCCACAGCCAACCGCCCACCTGTCACCTGGCACCCCCCCTCCCACCTTTCACCCAACCACTTACCATCAACCCCCTATCAATTTGCCCACTGCTCTTTTGCATTGCATTTGCAGTTCGTGTTGTGTTGCTGTGGCAACAGTCGACTGAAAACGACGAGCGTTAAAATGTGAGCCAAACACGCGATTAAAGTCGGCCAGAGGGTTAAGAATCGACGGTGGTGGGGCTATAAGGGTTAAGGGGGGTGGGTTGGGGTGgtgtgctgtgtgttttgGCCAGGAAATAGGCAGAAATCATCCAAATGTCACGAAACGAAACCAAATGCTTTGCTTTGACTTGTGGCCCCTGCCAAACGGCACGCCACTTTTCTCCATTTCTCCCATTTCCCTACTTTCACCAACCTTTCACAACCTCCCCCCGCGCCACCACGCTTTGCTGAAGTGCAGCTGCACTGGCAATGGGGCAAAAGCCCAGCTGAGAAAGAAATTGCCTCATCGAACAACTGCTGCAACTCCTTTTCAAAGTTGACTTGGCACGGACCAAAAATGGAGCACTATGGCTTCACTGagaataaaaattacaaaaatgtattaatgaTCTAAAGAAAAGTGAACTCGTTTTAAGTGATCAAAATTTTTAGACCCAGTAATTGCAAGggcaattgaaaatcaaataaatagaTTTATAAGTTGCAAATTGAACTGTTAGTTGGTTTGATTCTGACAACCCTTTTatgcaataataatatataagagATGGATCTACCATAtctttgttttgaaattcaaattaattggAAGCTCTGatctttgaaaaataaataaataatgtattttaagattatcaatttttttcagatCAAAGAAATGGTTCTACcatatcttttttttgtttgtaattcaAGTTAATTGGAAGGTCTGATCTTTTAAATAGAAACTTTAATCTACTTACGCTGCcatatcaatatattttttgtttattgcttAAGGGGAGATTTGGGCTTCCAATTATATTTGTTGCTTTAACATGAACTTAGTTTATTGCAATCCTactgaataaaacaaaagtttgcGTCTTATATTTagttgattttgattttgaaatataacaaaaataaaagaaaaattaatgcTAACGATTTGAGTACAGCTGTCTTAATATTTTCAGTGTGCCTGCTGCATTGTTCCTTTCGGGGTTAACTGCAATGCGCAGCAGCAGGCCAGAACGGTCAATGCAATCGCATATTATGCAGCACGGGATGGCTATTTATGGGATTAGGGATATGGATAGAGATAGGAAtagggattgggattgggattgggatagAAATATGTATAGGGATGGGCATGATCCAGCCACAGCTCTTAGCCGCCTGGCATATCCTTTCGCATACCAGTCCAGTCCAACAAATACAGAAATCCCATACGAGGCTAATAAAATCTCGAAAGTCACTGAATCGCTGCTAAGTGTGGCCCAATGAGCGAGCGGCCCACAGTCGCTGCAAAACGTACGCCGCCACTGTTTCAATGGGCCTCCAGAGAGAGCCAATCGAGTGGGGCCAAAGGCATGGGTATGGGTATAGTTGTGGGTATGGTTGTGGGTATGGTTGTGGGTATGATTGTGGGTATAGTCCTGAGCCAAGTCGGTAGTTTTCGGGGCGGTAATCAAAACCAGCAAACAACCAAACGAATTCAATCAATGGCCAAACCAGCTGGAAGGCATTGCAACCAACAGGAATTCAACTCTATGAATTTAAGGGTTAACTAACTCACTTAACCTGTATGCTGAAcaacacaaaacaataaataaactaaatctggttgcaattaaaaacaaataaatcatgTGTAAATCCAAAAAATGATTAACTGGACTCttatcatattttatttcaaaggCAATAGTTGCCTCAAAGCTAAGAGCTCTCAATTACTTAACCGAATTACATTTTCTGACAAATTTGCACTGCCAATGACAACCCATAATACTTCTAATAAACCCTCAAGGTTCATGGTTTGCTAATgatataagaaataatttcaatccCAGATATGGATAGTTAACTTTCTGTTAAATTATCATTAAAGTTATGTCATATACTACCTTTgtgaaatgtatttataacCGAAAACAACATTGTCAGGGCTTTCTAACGAGGTCGACGGGGCCATTTGGGCGGGATCTGTTGGATGGGTTGGTAATCAGAAGGTGGAAGTGGAGGTGGAAGTGGAGGTATGTGATGGGGCTCGGTAATGCGTTCCGCGCGTGAATCGTTAGTTGACCACgcacaccagcaacaacaacagtacacacacacactcgtgTGCAGGCAAAGGTAgcacttatttttatatcttcTTTCCTACGTATATaagcatatatgtatatatgggTACTATATATACCCTGTGCCATGTTCGTGTGTCGTAATGGGCAGCCCTGCATCGCATCGCACCGAACTGATGACATCATGCGCCACCTTCCAGAGTTCCCAAGTGCCGAGCATGTTTGTCCGCCGGCAGGCCAATGCTCCAAATTGCTTCTACATACGCAGTGACCAACGTCGACGTTATTTTAAAGCTGTTCGCTGGCtgaaaaaaactgaaaaaatttacatgcaagcacacacacgcacacacacacgaaggCGGATGTGCATCAAAAATACAGTTGATACACAGAgcttttgaatttcccgcGCTTACCAATAACCAATGCTGCCAAGTGAATCGCCGGTGATGCCAATCGTAACGAAACGGAAATTAACAAAGGCGCGCTTTCAAAAGAAACTTACAAATCAAATAGTTGCAGCAAAGATTCTCTCTATGTTCACGCCAAGTAGGcggaaaaaaatcaataaatttctAAAGAATCTTTTtgatgtaacttggccaaagtTAGACGCATTAACAATACGAGGGattgttttgtacagctggcagCCTCCACATTTCCGATcaatttagaaaacaaaattttaattcgtacacaaaccgatttttaaaaatctatttagttaaatttattttatgtgttttttgtaTTACACCATAattacatcatcattttgtgcaaaacttaaacaattttagctgtgaatgccattcgattggaaattttatgacgaattcaacaaTGTACTAACCAAcgagttaaaaaaattaatttttagttgGTGCAAGTgccgatttttaaaaagtttttttttaataaaatgtatgttatGAACATTATTTCGAAATTCATCACAATGGGGTACAAATGCCCCAAActatccaattttttttttaccaattttcgcattttttaatagtttttattataaataccATAAATAATACATAGTCTTAAACTATTTGAAACCATAATCTATCTACTAGTATATACAAAGTTTAAATCGGATTAGACTTGTTTTAAGTAccaaatttgatatttaatgtAAGTAAATCTATGTTAAGCAGCACACAATACGCCCTgcagttaaaaataaaaatcagacTTAAATTTTACATGTTTATAACCATTTCTTTCAATAAGTTCAAATGGTTTGGTAATAGTGTCGAGCGTTTGAAAGCCTTTCAGCGTTTGGCCATAATCctataaccaaaacaaaaaaaaacgatttagGGCCGCTGGTATAGGTCACCCTCTTGCTCCTCGTGCTCCGCTATCAGCTGCTTGTGGTCAAAGCCATCCTCATCCTGCCGCTTATTCCAGCCAAGGCATCGCCGAGCGCAATAGAAAAGGATCACCAGGACCAGGGACACCAGCGAGGACGCAATGGGCACCACCAGGACGAGATCCAGCTGCGGCTGGTCCAGCCGACTGGACTGCAGCAGCACAATGGGCATGGTCATGTTCAGAACGCTGGCCTCGATGGACAGGGTCAGGGCGTCGGTGGCCGAACGGCAGAGCAGCTTGGACAGCAGGTAAGTGGCCAGGTAGCCAGCGAGGGGCAGGCACAAGGCAGCCACCAGAACctaaggaaataaaaaaaacacattcagCGTGTGGTAGTATatggcaaaatatttaatttgtcatCGCGCTTAGTTTATAGTTGTTGCCACTATAAATCCAAAATCAAATTGTCAATGCTTTATTTTATGAcccaaatgaaaatataaataaagatttaattacTATAAAGCATAGGAAATATAGTAAGAATTATATTGTTTAATGTGCTGGTACAATTTAAAGTactcaaaatataataataataataactttttttacaaacctaaagaaaataaaagtttaaaattccTGTGATATGGTTTTAGCTTTGAATGAAAAaggaattattaaattaaaaaaaaaataatcataaatctTTGGTTCTATGCAATATGTATTggaataaaaaaaggtttcttATATCTGatccatttttttgtaaataaaaaatgtaaaagctTTCAATCTTTTTACAGATACTTTAATGTATCCAAAATAAAtgtggatttttatattttaaacaacaatttttagttGCTATTTCCATAAGTCAAAAGGCAACTGTTATTTGGTCCAAACTAATAAACCTTGATAATGGATAGGTGTGCCTATATTTTTGGCCGTCACTCACCTGCCAGGTAAACTCGTAGAAGACGAACCAGTTGAGTCCCACGGTCAGCCCCACCAGGCACAAGCTGAGTATCACGGAGAGCGGCTTGAGGAAGCGGAAGATGAACCGCGTGGTGCGCGGGACGCAGAGTCGCAGCAGGACGCCAATGGCCAGGCAGGCAACCAGGGCAGCCGCTCCGCCAGAGAGCTGGCCAAATGGCACCGCCAGCTCGTCGTCTTCGTAGAGCAGCCGTCCGAGGACCAGAATCCAAATGGGCAGGAAGGCCAGGGCCAGCAGGCAattgatggtggtggtggccacCGACAGATTTAGGTTGCCCTTGAGGAAGACGGCGCACACGTTGGCCAGGCCGCCGCTGGGCGCCAAGGCGGTGTAGAGGAGGGCCAGTTGCAGTGGCCAGGCGCCCGGCCAAAGGACACGACCCAGTCCGTAGCCCAGGGCGGGCATTGCCACGAACCGACTGACCACGCCCACCACGGGGCCAACGGGTCGGCAAACGATGGCCGCCAGTCGATGCAGGTCCAAGACCGTTCCCAGATTGAGGAACATCAGCAGAGCCAAGGCGGCCGACACGTAGGTGGTGACACGTTCGTCCACCACCCGTGACCTTAGGACCGCTATGCTCAGGGGATTCGGATATGCCTCCATCTCCTTTAGCCCGGCCGATTGCAGCTCCACTTCCAGCGAACTGTATCCGAATCGCACTCCGGTGACATCGACCGATCCCCGCCAGCTACCCAACTGGTCAAAATCCGCCCAGGGTATCCTGACCAGAGACGATGCCCTCTGCTCCTCCCCTGAGTAGACCACAAATTGGTAATCCAGTGGCGAACCCTTGGGCAGCACATTGTATATGTGCAACTGCACCTGCTGGCTTTCGCCCTCCAGCAGTCGCAGCTCCGACTGGCCATAATCCACCAGCCAATCGCCGGCCAGGTCGCCAAACTCCGATCTAACGCCTTGGCGTACAAGGATCAGGAGTAGGCCCACTACCAGAAGCTGCATTGATGTATTGTCCATGCTGCGTCGTTTCTCCAACTGATTGCGACCACTCCGGCCAAAGTGGGCAGTGGACAGTGGGCAGTGGGCCCAAAACAAAGAACTTATCTGGCCAACGAACAGACGGACCGCACCGGACCGGATTGATCTTATCGGACGTCCACAGGGGCAAACCGGAGGGGAACAATATTGGGCCGTAAATCAGAAGCAGCATTTGTCAATGTAAAggtcttaaataaaaatttctgaTTCATTTTATAGGGCTTGCATTGGGTTACATAAGCCCTGGAATTTTTAGAGACCATCGCAATAGCCAAACAAGTCTTAGAACAAAAAATCTACTTttacaacataaaaataattagaataaataaaataaaaacaaaaacatcaaTTTAAGgccaaaacaaactttttttttataatataaaaaaaattataattaataaaaacaaagacatTGTAAAATACGTAGATAATATACATTCTGCAAAAAGAACTTAGTGCttaaattaagaatatatatatatatatataaaccgAGTTCAATTTAATCCTTAAAGATACGTAGATAAAATACATCCtgctaaaataaattaatatttaaatttaaaagaaaaacataacCAGAGCTTAATTAGATATTAGAAGTTTTTTGACACttaaaagaaacttttttaaataaacattttacaaatatattgtaaTGGTGACCCTTTCATTGTTAGATCCGCCACCTGCTATCTCAAGAGCTCCGTTCCCactttttgctattttggtCTTCCTTTGTTTGTTCTTTTCTCGTTGTATTGCATTTTATTGCAATTCATTTGGACGGTCTCTAAACAATTTGTATTGAGCATTACTGATTACGGCCACAAAGCATTGCCATTGTTAGTATACTCAATTTAACCAAGGGTCATAAATTGTTTTACTTGTTGTGAGAAATTGGTAGCCGCCCAGTCATAAAACAGCGTAGATTgaatttgttgtttggttttttattgtgattcttgttttgtttttagttggtaaaaaaaaaaccaagtcATTATACGATTTTAGCTTTAGTCTACTTCAGTATACAGTATACAtcatacatatttatgtttattgcatttaCTTATATAATTGGCATTACACATTTATtaagcatataaatatatattgatcatatatattgtatatgtaTGTGCCGATAGTTTCGCATGTGTAGCGTCCGCTTAGCCCCAACAATCATCAAATTGCAACTAACTAGAAAAGGCAGGAAGgggaaattaaatcaaattaaacacTTTCGGTTGATAGATAGTGTATTATCGATTATTGGGCAATATAAATGCATGAACGTGTGACTGTTCTTGGTTTATCTTTATTGGGAAAGGGCTGGTAAATCAGTGTATTTAGTTAACGAAAGCAGGATGACTTCGACACTAGCTCTCTCCTTCTGTGCTGTGCAACTTTCTTTCACTCtctctccatctccatctctgtctctctctctatctctgtCTCATACACACACGATTTATAATCGCTGCTACTAGCAGACTTGGCCTAGTTAATACTTAATGTGAAATACTCGCTTGAAATGAAACATTTTGCGTTTACAAAAATATCGATACattgaatttatatatatatatatttagcaaAAAACAAGAGAAGGGGAGGGGTCTGGGCTTCAGGCATAATCATATTCAATTAAACGTACTAATTTAGGGTTACACAATTTAGGCGCTCGTCTTTGCGCCGAAAGAAATATTACAATTCATTGTACGGGGATCGAGCAATGTCGGCATGTCTGCGACTTATGGGAATCTAAACCAATTCTGCCCAACAGACACGCCCACTCACGCAGGCACACAAAAACACTCATATATAGACAGACAGATACATCACGCAAAACTGCAAATTTTCAACTTATACGAACtagccaaaacaaatttatacaaTTGTTCATCCTATTTGTTGGGGTCTCATCAACGCCCATCCCACTCGCAGGCAGTAGTCCTCACACTCCGTCGCACTAGGCTGCACCTCTAGTGACTGATCTTCTGCAGCTTTTGCAATACTTTGAGGCCCTGTTCCTGGTACTCCTGCTTGGACATCCAGAAACCGTCGCGATCCTTTGTCACCTCCGCGAGTACAGCGCCGCCGATGAAGACCATGTCCTTGCGTCTGGGCGGATCCTCAATTCGTATTTTgaatttctataaaatatcaaaacaagtTATGAATAAggaatcaaataaatattagaaTAGGCCCTGATTAAAGTTCAATTTATCCActtatttcttatttctaaTTAAACAAGTTCTACAACTATCAGTGTATCGATACAgccaattttttgttgttaaaaattgtttttgaagcAACATTGAGAAAGATTGTTAAGATggttgttatttatttaaatacataacaGAATACATACACAACACATGAACTAAAATAGTATATTATCCTTTTCGTTTTACTCcttaaagaatttctaaatcCTAAGGCAAGCCAACACAAATACTACTTTATATAATCCTCcacaaataaaatgatttaaattgcttactattctattttttaaaaatgtatcgCAGTCCTAATTCTTACTTAAGTAGCTTTTTTCTAGTAtgttatgtatatataaaaaaaaacatcgatcattaaaaaaacatcGATATATAGATATTATATCGATGTTTCTTCCAGCTCtacttaaaacataaatttataatttactaTTACATTTTGATTGCAAGTTCAAACGTCGAATGACTATTTCTAATAACAATTTCGCcactataattttttttattttaaactaatttgtaTCTAAATTAACAGCTTTAGGCTAGACCTAAAGCAACCAATATTCTCCCAACTTATCAATGACTATACTCATACACAAAACGGCTAATACtcaattatataaattaattataataggAACAGGATATTTGATCGGCTTACCGCCAGCTTTTCCGTATCGTTCTTCAGTACCCGCTCCAAGTACAGCTGCTTGATCTCTCGCTCCAGTCGACTGGGTAGACCCGGATACATGGTAGAACCGCCGGACAGGACTATGTGCTTGTAGAGTTCGGGCCGGATGTCAATGTCTGCCGCCTGGATCGTGTTGAAGGCCAATTCCGCAATGCCCGGCCCCTCGACGTTGATTAAATGCGGCTGGAACAGGGCCTCTGGCGCCTCGAAACGCTCTCCGCCGACCTTGATCACCCGGCCGTCGGGTAGCGTGTAGGACTCAACCAGCACCGTCGTCTCCAGGGCCAATCGCTGCTCCATTTCGATGTCGTAGCCGATGTAGCAGAGCTTCTCCTTCATGATGCGCACCGTTTCGAAGTCAGCGGAATGATTGAAAGCGTAGCCACGCAGTAACAGTAACTATTGATTGAAGAGAAATCAAAATCCATTTAAGTCACaattcataaaatcaaaatcagaTCCTGCAGACCGACCTTAATCAAATAGCGGGTGATATCGCGTCCGGCAATGTCCAATCGCCGGGTCAGATGGGGCAAGGCGAACTCCTCGTAGACGGGACATATATGCGTTACGCCATCGCCCGAATCGATCACAACGCCCGAGATCAGACCCTGGGCATAAAGCGTCAGCACAGCCTGTATGGCAATGTATGTGGAATCGAAGCCGTACTTCTCGAACATCACCTGCAttaaagaaatccaaaatatcGTTAGTCAAGTTCGGTTGGATGAGACAGTAAGCTCttacaaaatgaaataatttaaataaaatgctggttatttaatttcattttatttatataatttaagttttggaAATTTACACAGGCGATTTTTTTAAggatttctattatttttgatagatttttttttttttgaaggaGCTAAAGATTTTATGAAGCTGTCCACGACTCACCTCGATCATTTTCTCGCGATTCTTTGTGGGATTCATGGGCGGCTCAGTCAGCAGGATTTTTGTGTTCGTGGGGTCAATGTCCATCTTCTTCGGCCCAAACGTGTAGTCCCACACGTGGCACATGTCGTCCCAGTTACGCACCACACCGTTCTCCATGGGATAGGAGACCTCCAGCAGGGAACGCAGCTGTGACGCCTCATCGCCGACCATCAGATCCTGTAAATTCGTTCGTCAGAGGACGCAGCGTTAGTGTCCGTGGCTTGCTCACTGCATTACCAGTGGGATACGGATTGGATTTGGATGgggtttggctttggctttggctttgggttAAGTGGCTGGGGTGGTAAGCGTAAGTATGGGGGACATTCACAGGGTGTTGGCGCAAAAACAGCGATCACAGTACAAGGATAAAACTAAACTAGGCTAAACGATCAACGATTAACAAGAGGCAACAATAAGCGAGTAAACTCCAGCAGAAGAGGACATCCTCCAAAGCGCCTTCGACTGGAATTACACCCTAACTTGGACAAAGACAGACGTGCAAAACAAAATGGGAAGCAAATAGGGCTTAAGCAAAAACAGGGCATCAACATGCAGTCAAAGTTGTTCAAAgtaattaacaataaaaacaacaaacaactgAATTAGGTTGCCATAACATAtgtacaaaaaacaaagggtATGctgggttaaaaaaaatcgttttcgttaaaaacaaaggaattaaagttaaataacaaaaattatatttacgGAAGTTTGTCGGTAAATTGGTTGAActcaatttgattttgttttttagcaCGCCTAAGATTTAGCCGATTTAAGACTTttcagatatttttattttatacgtATGGAGTACAATTATAGATGATGGCCAAAAGGAAGCAACAAGATAGTTGGGCAGGGCCGGAAAATAGTTGGGATAATATTCAAGGCAAACAACTAGTGAAAAATGTGAACAGTTAACAATTAATTAGTTAATCCTAAGTGCGTAGCTTCAACTATGAATATTCAAGaaaatttcgaaatatttGTCAAGCGtgtgttgttttgtgttttcgtaTTGTGTAAATcgtatacaaatttgtattatttaaccTTTGCCGAATGGAGTTTGATTTTTGTGTTGCTTGGTGATTAGATTTTCTTAGTGGtagtttggttttggttttggtatttttttttaactatacaAACTTGACTTACATCGACATGTAAATCctgcaaaatatttgtttttaacaaaatatgtaaaaaaagaacagaaaaatgtataagaatattaaaaagaacagaaagattaaaattt
Proteins encoded:
- the LOC128261049 gene encoding P3 protein, producing the protein MDNTSMQLLVVGLLLILVRQGVRSEFGDLAGDWLVDYGQSELRLLEGESQQVQLHIYNVLPKGSPLDYQFVVYSGEEQRASSLVRIPWADFDQLGSWRGSVDVTGVRFGYSSLEVELQSAGLKEMEAYPNPLSIAVLRSRVVDERVTTYVSAALALLMFLNLGTVLDLHRLAAIVCRPVGPVVGVVSRFVAMPALGYGLGRVLWPGAWPLQLALLYTALAPSGGLANVCAVFLKGNLNLSVATTTINCLLALAFLPIWILVLGRLLYEDDELAVPFGQLSGGAAALVACLAIGVLLRLCVPRTTRFIFRFLKPLSVILSLCLVGLTVGLNWFVFYEFTWQVLVAALCLPLAGYLATYLLSKLLCRSATDALTLSIEASVLNMTMPIVLLQSSRLDQPQLDLVLVVPIASSLVSLVLVILFYCARRCLGWNKRQDEDGFDHKQLIAEHEEQEGDLYQRP
- the LOC128261050 gene encoding actin-related protein 2 isoform X1 produces the protein MDSKGRNVIVCDNGTGFVKCGYAGSNFPTFIFPSMVGRPMIRAVNKIGDIEVKDLHVDDLMVGDEASQLRSLLEVSYPMENGVVRNWDDMCHVWDYTFGPKKMDIDPTNTKILLTEPPMNPTKNREKMIEVMFEKYGFDSTYIAIQAVLTLYAQGLISGVVIDSGDGVTHICPVYEEFALPHLTRRLDIAGRDITRYLIKLLLLRGYAFNHSADFETVRIMKEKLCYIGYDIEMEQRLALETTVLVESYTLPDGRVIKVGGERFEAPEALFQPHLINVEGPGIAELAFNTIQAADIDIRPELYKHIVLSGGSTMYPGLPSRLEREIKQLYLERVLKNDTEKLAKFKIRIEDPPRRKDMVFIGGAVLAEVTKDRDGFWMSKQEYQEQGLKVLQKLQKISH
- the LOC128261050 gene encoding actin-related protein 2 isoform X2, whose amino-acid sequence is MDSKGRNVIVCDNGTGFVKCGYAGSNFPTFIFPSMVGRPMIRAVNKIGDIEVKDLMVGDEASQLRSLLEVSYPMENGVVRNWDDMCHVWDYTFGPKKMDIDPTNTKILLTEPPMNPTKNREKMIEVMFEKYGFDSTYIAIQAVLTLYAQGLISGVVIDSGDGVTHICPVYEEFALPHLTRRLDIAGRDITRYLIKLLLLRGYAFNHSADFETVRIMKEKLCYIGYDIEMEQRLALETTVLVESYTLPDGRVIKVGGERFEAPEALFQPHLINVEGPGIAELAFNTIQAADIDIRPELYKHIVLSGGSTMYPGLPSRLEREIKQLYLERVLKNDTEKLAKFKIRIEDPPRRKDMVFIGGAVLAEVTKDRDGFWMSKQEYQEQGLKVLQKLQKISH